Proteins co-encoded in one Pseudomonas fluorescens genomic window:
- a CDS encoding DUF899 domain-containing protein: MNVENHPVVSREEWLTARKQHLADEKAFTRERDRLSAKRRALPWVKVDKDYRFMGPDGEMKLADLFGDHSQLIVYHFMFAKGWEEGCQGCSFLADHFDGANLHLAHHDIALVAVSHAPFAEFQAFKRRMGWKFDWVSSDGSDFNYDFGVCAHAEDAEAAEAAKATYNYEKTDSAEEEMPGLSVFYRANNGEIFHTYSTYARGLDMLVGAYNFLDLTPKGRNEDEIMEWVRHHDRYDAAQKSSCCHGD; the protein is encoded by the coding sequence ATGAACGTTGAGAATCATCCGGTGGTGTCGCGCGAAGAGTGGCTCACCGCCCGCAAGCAGCATCTGGCCGATGAAAAGGCCTTCACCCGGGAGCGCGACCGCCTCAGCGCCAAACGCCGCGCTCTGCCGTGGGTGAAGGTAGACAAGGACTATCGTTTCATGGGGCCGGACGGCGAAATGAAACTGGCCGATCTGTTCGGCGACCACAGCCAGCTCATCGTTTACCACTTCATGTTCGCCAAAGGCTGGGAAGAAGGCTGCCAGGGCTGTTCCTTCCTCGCAGACCACTTCGACGGCGCCAATTTGCACCTCGCCCATCACGACATCGCGTTGGTGGCGGTATCCCACGCACCATTTGCCGAATTCCAGGCGTTCAAGCGGCGGATGGGCTGGAAGTTCGACTGGGTGTCGTCAGACGGTTCCGACTTTAACTACGACTTTGGTGTTTGCGCCCACGCAGAAGACGCCGAAGCCGCCGAAGCCGCAAAGGCTACCTACAACTATGAAAAGACTGACAGTGCCGAGGAAGAGATGCCGGGGCTGAGCGTGTTTTATCGCGCCAATAACGGCGAGATATTCCACACCTACTCAACGTACGCCCGGGGTCTGGACATGCTGGTCGGCGCCTACAACTTTCTCGACCTCACGCCCAAAGGCCGGAACGAGGACGAGATCATGGAGTGGGTGCGGCATCATGATCGTTATGACGCAGCGCAAAAATCCAGTTGCTGCCACGGCGACTGA
- a CDS encoding transcriptional regulator → MTTYNWDLIERLLHEVQNGAGHSFAPRSYAEDYAAEKAAAGEPIENLDHLKTIACEYEQKLLLRGFIEPRGDDEGSTGNNFSLTPRGSSLLSLIDSSIPGNDHPRQVLDEQEDALDEATFDRLASNAQIA, encoded by the coding sequence ATGACGACTTATAACTGGGATTTGATTGAACGCCTGCTGCATGAAGTGCAGAACGGCGCAGGCCACAGCTTTGCGCCGCGGTCCTACGCAGAAGACTATGCGGCGGAAAAAGCGGCGGCAGGCGAGCCGATCGAGAATCTGGATCATTTGAAAACGATCGCCTGTGAATACGAGCAGAAGCTGTTGCTGCGCGGTTTTATCGAACCCCGTGGCGACGATGAGGGCAGCACCGGCAACAATTTCAGTCTGACTCCTCGTGGCTCGAGCCTGTTGAGCCTGATCGACAGCAGCATTCCCGGTAACGATCATCCGCGTCAGGTGCTGGATGAACAGGAGGATGCGCTGGATGAGGCGACGTTCGATCGTTTGGCGTCGAACGCGCAGATTGCCTGA
- a CDS encoding DUF6279 family lipoprotein yields MSRWFKHCATLLIFTLALGACSRVGLAYRNLDVIIPWTLSDYLDMTGEQKGWFNERLKEHLSWHCTTQLPGYLDWLDRLQTMVETNQVTDAALQARTLEAKQAIAETARQITPSAIELLQGLDDKQVAEMNDAFAKDLRKRQQEYVKPPLAQQIAERGARMDKRLNDWLGPLSTTQEQRIMAWSRALGDQNTQWIANRAHWQQQFSAAVAQRKSADFPQRIETLLVYRERLWTADYRKAYADTEAQARSLAVDLMAESTPQQRQRLLKKIDGVRKDFNDLKCLQAAKAG; encoded by the coding sequence ATGTCTCGCTGGTTCAAACACTGCGCCACCCTGTTGATCTTCACCCTCGCCCTCGGCGCGTGCAGCCGCGTCGGCCTCGCCTATCGCAATCTCGATGTGATCATTCCATGGACGCTCAGCGACTACCTGGACATGACCGGCGAACAGAAAGGCTGGTTCAACGAGCGCCTCAAGGAACACCTGAGCTGGCACTGCACCACCCAATTGCCGGGTTATCTGGACTGGCTGGATCGCCTGCAAACCATGGTCGAAACCAACCAGGTCACCGACGCCGCGCTCCAGGCCCGCACATTGGAGGCCAAGCAGGCAATTGCCGAAACTGCCCGGCAGATTACCCCGTCGGCGATTGAGTTGCTGCAAGGGCTGGACGACAAACAGGTCGCAGAAATGAACGATGCGTTTGCCAAGGATCTGCGCAAACGCCAGCAGGAATATGTGAAGCCACCACTGGCCCAGCAGATCGCCGAACGTGGCGCTCGGATGGACAAGCGCCTCAACGACTGGCTCGGGCCTTTGAGCACCACGCAAGAGCAACGCATAATGGCGTGGTCAAGAGCCCTGGGCGATCAGAACACTCAATGGATCGCCAACCGTGCGCACTGGCAACAGCAATTCAGCGCCGCCGTGGCCCAGCGCAAAAGTGCGGATTTCCCACAGCGGATCGAGACACTTCTGGTCTACCGCGAGCGCTTATGGACAGCGGATTACCGCAAGGCCTACGCCGACACCGAGGCGCAGGCACGTTCACTGGCGGTGGATCTGATGGCTGAGAGTACGCCACAACAACGACAGCGGTTGTTGAAGAAAATCGACGGGGTGCGCAAGGACTTCAATGATCTCAAATGTTTGCAAGCTGCGAAGGCTGGCTGA
- a CDS encoding TorF family putative porin: MLKPLCLILAGLLASPVAHAQIFQRELGDFDLKLGTTPSRSMAQGLVKPSAAGSFHGGLDLSHDSGLYIGQYAPSMGLTPGKNLEIDSYVGFKQPFDQTLGYEVGMIHYSYPKVETLDSQELFGGLTLLGSRFGIALSNDPDKQNNTLFADLGGNQPFGIGISMKYTTHQLNTPVSVDGGYVSSFTDWSVKFSRPVMGIDLDLTYSNSSLSGSDCSAYSGHNSQCDGLVTLKAERAFY; the protein is encoded by the coding sequence ATGCTCAAACCCCTCTGTTTAATTCTTGCAGGACTGCTGGCGAGCCCGGTGGCGCACGCGCAGATTTTCCAGCGCGAACTCGGCGACTTCGACCTGAAACTCGGCACCACGCCCAGCCGCAGCATGGCCCAGGGTCTGGTCAAGCCCTCGGCAGCCGGCTCGTTCCACGGCGGCCTCGACCTGAGCCACGACAGCGGCCTCTACATTGGCCAGTACGCGCCGAGCATGGGGCTGACGCCGGGCAAGAATCTGGAGATCGACTCCTACGTAGGCTTTAAACAACCTTTCGATCAAACCCTCGGCTACGAAGTCGGGATGATCCATTACAGCTATCCGAAGGTCGAGACCCTCGACAGCCAGGAGCTGTTCGGCGGCCTGACCCTTCTCGGCAGCCGTTTCGGTATCGCACTGAGCAACGACCCGGACAAACAGAACAACACCTTGTTCGCCGATCTGGGCGGCAACCAGCCATTCGGCATCGGGATCAGCATGAAATACACCACCCATCAGCTCAATACTCCTGTCTCGGTGGACGGTGGGTATGTCAGCAGTTTTACCGATTGGTCGGTGAAGTTTTCCCGGCCGGTGATGGGCATTGACCTGGACCTGACTTACAGCAATTCCAGCCTCAGCGGCAGCGATTGCTCCGCCTATTCCGGGCACAACAGCCAGTGCGACGGGCTGGTCACGCTCAAGGCCGAACGCGCGTTCTATTGA
- a CDS encoding CvfB family protein yields the protein MALVGRYNSLQVVKHTNFGLYLDGGADGEILLPNRYIPKDIPSEDEDWLNVFIYLDSDDKLIATTEKPKVQVGEFASLKVVEINSIGVFLDWGLPKDLLLPYSEEKRQMTAGEYCVVHVYLDKHTRRITATARLDRYLDKTPANYSAGQEVDLLVAEATDMGFKAIINNKHWGLIHKNEIFKFMRSGMREKGFIKEVRADGKISLSLQPVGQEAASSLSSKILARLRESNGTLAVSDKSDPALISSLFGVSKGNFKKAIGSLYKEGKIVIHADRIELT from the coding sequence ATGGCTTTAGTCGGGCGTTACAACAGTTTGCAAGTGGTGAAACACACTAACTTCGGTTTATATCTGGACGGCGGTGCCGACGGCGAAATTCTTTTGCCCAACCGTTATATTCCTAAAGATATTCCCAGCGAAGATGAAGACTGGCTCAATGTTTTCATTTATCTGGACAGCGATGACAAACTAATTGCCACCACTGAAAAACCGAAAGTTCAGGTCGGTGAATTTGCCAGTTTGAAAGTTGTTGAAATCAACAGTATCGGTGTGTTCCTCGATTGGGGGTTGCCAAAGGATCTGTTGCTGCCTTACTCCGAAGAAAAACGTCAGATGACCGCTGGCGAATACTGCGTGGTGCACGTCTACCTCGACAAACACACCCGCCGCATCACCGCCACTGCGCGACTGGATCGCTACCTCGACAAGACCCCGGCCAACTACAGCGCCGGTCAGGAAGTCGATCTGCTGGTGGCCGAAGCCACCGACATGGGCTTCAAGGCGATCATCAACAACAAGCACTGGGGCCTGATTCACAAGAACGAAATCTTCAAGTTCATGCGCTCCGGCATGCGCGAGAAAGGCTTCATCAAGGAAGTGCGCGCCGACGGCAAGATCAGCCTGAGCCTGCAACCGGTGGGGCAGGAGGCGGCCAGCAGTCTGAGTTCGAAGATCCTCGCCAGGCTGCGCGAAAGCAACGGCACCCTGGCCGTCAGCGACAAGAGCGATCCGGCCCTGATCAGCAGCCTGTTCGGTGTCAGCAAGGGCAACTTCAAGAAGGCCATCGGTTCCTTGTACAAGGAAGGCAAGATCGTCATTCATGCCGATCGTATTGAACTAACCTGA
- a CDS encoding DUF2177 family protein — protein sequence MKKALIAYVATLLTFLLLDGIWLGVLMAPTYRELLGSLMLEKPLLVPAAVFYCLYVFGCVVFVVLPAMTWQRAARLGALLGLVAYGTYDLTNWATLRGWSVQVTLMDWAWGTFATALACTVGFVVTGRYGGSARHR from the coding sequence ATGAAAAAAGCGCTGATTGCCTATGTCGCCACGTTACTGACGTTTCTACTGCTGGACGGCATCTGGCTCGGCGTGTTGATGGCGCCGACCTATCGCGAACTGCTCGGTTCGCTGATGCTCGAAAAACCGTTGCTGGTGCCGGCAGCGGTTTTTTATTGCCTGTACGTGTTTGGCTGTGTGGTGTTCGTGGTGTTGCCGGCGATGACCTGGCAACGCGCTGCCCGCTTGGGTGCGCTGCTCGGGCTGGTCGCTTACGGCACCTATGATCTGACCAACTGGGCGACGTTGCGCGGCTGGTCGGTGCAGGTGACATTGATGGATTGGGCCTGGGGGACGTTTGCCACGGCGCTGGCCTGTACGGTCGGATTTGTCGTGACCGGCCGGTATGGCGGGTCAGCCCGTCACCGCTGA
- a CDS encoding DMT family transporter: MSVSRRSADGFALQVMIGLCLIWGVQQVMIKWAATDIAPVMQAAGRSGISALLVGLLICWKGGWDQVGTTWRGGLLAGALFGLEFFFISEGLQLTTAAHMSVFLYTAPIFTALGVHFLLPSERLRPVQWLGILMAFVGIAVAFAGGVSWDNLDHRMLLGDALGVLAGASWGATTVVVRASRLSEAPVTLTLFYQLIVGFVGLLLIALLSGQITHVSLTAVAVGSVLFQGLVVSFFSYLTWFWLLRRYLAANLAVFSFMTPLFGVTFGVVLLGEELSLNFIIGAVLVLLGITFVSAEQWVRRRLRKALGQP; encoded by the coding sequence GTGAGCGTCAGTCGGCGGAGTGCCGACGGCTTTGCCCTGCAAGTGATGATCGGCCTGTGCCTGATCTGGGGCGTGCAGCAGGTGATGATCAAGTGGGCGGCGACCGATATCGCGCCGGTGATGCAGGCGGCGGGGCGGTCGGGAATTTCCGCGTTGCTCGTGGGCTTGCTGATTTGCTGGAAGGGCGGCTGGGATCAGGTCGGCACGACCTGGCGCGGCGGTTTACTGGCCGGTGCCTTGTTCGGGCTGGAGTTCTTCTTCATCTCCGAAGGCTTGCAGCTGACCACTGCAGCGCACATGTCGGTGTTCCTCTATACCGCGCCGATCTTCACTGCGCTGGGCGTGCATTTTCTGTTGCCCAGCGAGCGTCTGCGGCCGGTGCAATGGCTGGGGATCCTCATGGCATTCGTCGGGATTGCCGTGGCGTTTGCCGGCGGCGTGTCGTGGGACAACCTCGATCACCGCATGCTGCTGGGCGATGCCCTCGGCGTGCTGGCCGGCGCCAGTTGGGGGGCGACCACCGTAGTGGTGCGCGCCTCGCGCCTGTCGGAAGCGCCGGTGACGCTGACTCTGTTTTATCAGCTGATCGTCGGTTTCGTCGGCCTGCTGTTGATCGCACTGCTCAGCGGCCAGATCACCCACGTCAGCCTGACCGCCGTGGCCGTGGGCAGCGTGCTGTTCCAGGGGCTGGTGGTGTCGTTCTTCAGTTACCTGACCTGGTTCTGGCTGCTGCGCCGTTATCTGGCGGCCAACCTCGCCGTGTTTTCCTTCATGACGCCGTTGTTCGGCGTCACGTTCGGCGTGGTGTTGCTCGGCGAAGAGTTGAGCCTGAACTTCATTATCGGCGCCGTGCTGGTGTTGCTTGGCATCACCTTCGTCAGCGCGGAACAGTGGGTGCGTCGGCGTTTGCGCAAGGCGCTCGGTCAGCCGTAA
- a CDS encoding MFS transporter, with translation MSPLIRLSACFIALMMAMGIGRFALTPQLPHLLSEGQIDLTAAGLIAAANYLGYLLGALDAMLSRRPDQVQRRLHGGLWLCVLLTLASFWANGFWSHLLLRFGTGVASAWVLVMITALSQPLAAAAGRPRLGALVFAGPGLGIFLTGLLALFSHLAQQTSATLWLIYAAVALVMLLGIVRILPQPGVGVPAAPTAASSSDRGIGRLAVVYAFYGVGYIIPATFLSQMANAQFHGQWQADLFWPCFGLGASIGVLLVSLRRHDPDTTRHWLMATLWLQAAGVFACLLGSGLGLALGVILCGTPFLACMQLVMQRSRELAPHATQRNAGLLTACFAVGQLSGPLLAAVSSHFSGGLQPALVLAGSGLLIAGGLACKSVTADRAPCANADAPTVPR, from the coding sequence ATGTCACCCCTGATTCGCTTATCCGCCTGTTTCATTGCCCTGATGATGGCCATGGGCATCGGGCGTTTCGCCCTCACCCCGCAACTGCCGCACCTGCTCAGTGAAGGCCAGATCGACCTGACGGCCGCCGGTCTGATTGCGGCGGCCAACTACCTCGGTTACCTGCTCGGGGCGCTGGATGCGATGCTTTCCCGGCGGCCGGATCAAGTGCAGCGGCGTCTGCACGGCGGCCTGTGGTTGTGTGTGCTGCTGACGCTGGCGTCGTTCTGGGCCAACGGTTTCTGGTCGCATCTGCTGCTGCGTTTCGGCACCGGTGTGGCGAGCGCCTGGGTGCTGGTGATGATTACGGCACTGAGTCAGCCACTGGCTGCGGCGGCCGGTCGTCCACGGTTGGGGGCGTTGGTGTTTGCCGGGCCGGGGCTGGGGATTTTTCTGACCGGGTTGCTGGCGCTGTTCTCACATCTGGCGCAGCAAACTTCCGCCACTTTGTGGCTGATCTATGCCGCCGTGGCGCTGGTGATGTTGCTGGGGATCGTGCGGATTCTGCCGCAACCGGGCGTCGGTGTGCCGGCCGCACCGACTGCCGCAAGTTCGTCGGATCGTGGAATTGGGCGTCTGGCGGTGGTGTATGCCTTTTACGGCGTGGGCTACATCATTCCGGCCACGTTTCTGTCGCAAATGGCCAACGCGCAGTTTCACGGGCAATGGCAGGCCGATCTGTTCTGGCCGTGCTTCGGCCTCGGCGCTTCGATCGGGGTGTTGCTGGTGAGTCTGCGTCGGCACGATCCGGACACCACCCGGCACTGGTTGATGGCGACGCTATGGTTGCAGGCTGCCGGGGTGTTTGCCTGCCTGTTGGGCAGCGGCCTCGGTCTGGCTTTGGGCGTGATCCTGTGCGGCACGCCGTTCCTGGCCTGCATGCAACTGGTGATGCAACGCTCCCGGGAACTGGCGCCCCACGCCACCCAGCGTAACGCCGGCCTGCTGACTGCGTGTTTCGCCGTCGGCCAGCTCAGCGGGCCGTTGCTGGCGGCGGTCAGCAGCCATTTCAGCGGTGGCCTGCAACCGGCGTTGGTACTCGCCGGCAGCGGCTTGCTGATCGCCGGCGGGCTGGCGTGCAAATCGGTTACGGCTGACCGAGCGCCTTGCGCAAACGCCGACGCACCCACTGTTCCGCGCTGA
- the ptrR gene encoding putrescine utilization regulator PtrR gives MEFSQLRIFQAVAQEGSITRAAERLHRVPSNLSTRLKQLEEQLGVELFVRERQRLQLSPAGKVLLDYTGKLFALRDQASAAVMGGQPAGDFVLGTLYSTAAIHLPALLARYHKQYPAVNLQVQSGPSGELLEGLLTGRLDAALVDGPPQLAGIDGVPLCNERLVLISEPDHPPVRSAKDVEGRAVFTFRHGCAYRARLESWFAHYHAAMGRAMEIESYQGMLACVIAGSGVALMSESMLASLPGRESVAVHSLAEPFASATTWLMWRRGMVGANLNAWIEQQQALYPVAGEDTRETA, from the coding sequence GTGGAGTTCAGCCAGCTGCGAATCTTCCAGGCCGTGGCGCAGGAGGGCTCTATCACCCGTGCCGCCGAACGTTTGCACCGCGTGCCGTCGAACCTGTCGACCCGGCTCAAACAGCTGGAGGAGCAACTGGGTGTCGAACTGTTCGTCCGTGAGCGTCAGCGTTTGCAGTTGTCGCCTGCGGGAAAAGTCCTGCTGGACTACACCGGCAAACTGTTCGCCCTGCGCGATCAGGCCAGTGCGGCGGTGATGGGCGGGCAACCGGCGGGGGATTTCGTGCTCGGCACCCTGTACAGCACCGCGGCGATCCATTTGCCGGCGCTGCTGGCGCGGTATCACAAGCAGTATCCGGCAGTGAATCTGCAGGTGCAGTCCGGGCCCAGTGGCGAATTGCTGGAAGGTTTGCTCACCGGGCGGCTGGACGCGGCACTGGTGGATGGCCCGCCGCAGCTGGCCGGGATCGACGGGGTGCCGCTGTGCAATGAGCGGCTGGTGCTGATCAGCGAGCCGGATCACCCGCCGGTGCGCAGTGCCAAGGATGTCGAGGGGCGGGCGGTGTTTACCTTTCGTCATGGTTGCGCCTACCGGGCGCGGCTGGAGTCGTGGTTCGCTCACTATCACGCGGCGATGGGCCGGGCGATGGAGATCGAGTCCTATCAGGGCATGCTCGCCTGTGTGATTGCCGGCAGCGGCGTGGCACTGATGTCGGAGTCGATGCTCGCCAGTCTGCCGGGGCGTGAAAGTGTCGCGGTGCACTCGCTGGCCGAGCCTTTTGCCAGTGCGACAACCTGGCTCATGTGGCGTCGGGGGATGGTCGGCGCCAACCTCAATGCCTGGATTGAACAGCAGCAGGCGCTCTATCCCGTGGCTGGCGAAGATACCCGGGAAACGGCTTGA
- a CDS encoding PA1414 family protein yields the protein MKEKIQNWLHDLGVALGLIEPPLQPVPIRTDDEQRRRQQRRR from the coding sequence ATGAAAGAGAAAATTCAAAACTGGCTGCACGATTTGGGTGTTGCCCTCGGCTTGATCGAACCGCCTCTGCAACCGGTCCCGATTCGCACTGACGACGAACAGCGTCGGCGTCAGCAGCGTCGGCGCTAA
- a CDS encoding acyl carrier protein produces the protein MRRAAVRAAVHRFIKRLLENQDFNDRTSLAELGLEKADIEDLIFHLEDEFGLTAFTAEEDHMLKNAKTANDLSRFLIEIGRH, from the coding sequence ATGAGAAGAGCTGCCGTGCGTGCCGCCGTCCACAGGTTCATCAAGCGTCTGCTGGAAAACCAAGACTTCAATGACCGCACCAGCCTGGCGGAGTTGGGTCTGGAGAAGGCGGATATCGAAGACCTGATCTTCCATCTGGAAGACGAATTCGGACTGACGGCATTCACCGCCGAAGAAGATCACATGCTCAAGAACGCGAAAACCGCGAACGACTTGAGCCGCTTTCTGATCGAGATCGGGCGACACTGA
- a CDS encoding MBL fold metallo-hydrolase yields MKIVSRDQWFEVQNLSDDIRLIHEPFIRPFYRCNLWHVQGRDKDLLLDSGSGLVSLREQLPWLTERPLVAVASHCHFDHIAGHHEFAERLVHPAEADILAAPDGENDLSRAFVGDDMFEAHPDCPLCYAEYRVKAAPATGFVEDGDVLDLGNRTLQVLHTPGHSPGGISLYEVASETLFSGDIIYDGPLIEDAYHSNLEDYAASLRRLQALPIRTVHGGHFGSFSGEHLRSMIDEWLRRHA; encoded by the coding sequence ATGAAGATTGTTTCTCGCGATCAGTGGTTCGAAGTGCAAAACCTGAGCGATGACATTCGCCTGATCCACGAACCATTCATCCGCCCGTTCTACCGCTGCAACCTCTGGCATGTTCAGGGGCGTGACAAGGATTTGCTGCTCGACAGCGGTTCCGGGCTGGTCAGCCTGCGCGAGCAATTGCCGTGGCTGACCGAACGGCCGCTGGTGGCGGTGGCCAGTCATTGCCATTTCGATCACATCGCCGGGCATCACGAGTTCGCCGAACGGCTGGTACATCCCGCCGAGGCAGACATTCTGGCAGCACCGGATGGCGAGAATGACTTGAGCCGGGCCTTCGTCGGCGACGACATGTTCGAGGCGCACCCGGATTGCCCGTTGTGCTACGCCGAATACCGGGTCAAGGCGGCACCGGCCACGGGTTTTGTCGAGGACGGCGATGTGCTGGACCTGGGCAACCGCACGCTGCAGGTGCTGCACACGCCGGGGCATTCGCCGGGCGGGATCAGCCTCTACGAAGTGGCCAGCGAAACCTTGTTCAGCGGCGACATCATCTACGACGGGCCGCTGATTGAAGACGCCTACCACTCGAATCTCGAGGACTACGCCGCCAGCCTGCGACGCTTGCAGGCGTTGCCGATCCGTACCGTGCATGGCGGGCATTTCGGCAGTTTCTCAGGAGAGCATTTACGTTCGATGATTGACGAATGGTTGCGCCGACACGCCTGA
- a CDS encoding sodium:solute symporter codes for MALDLFVVLIYAAGMLLLGYFGMRKAKTNEDFLVAGRNLGPSLYMGTMAATVLGGASTVGTVRLGYVHGISGFWLCAALGCGIVALNLFLAKPLLKLKIYTVTQVLEKRYNPMARSASAAIMLAYALMIGVTSILAIGTVLQVLFGLPFWVSVLLGGGVVVVYSAIGGMWSLTLTDIVQFIIKTVGLMFILLPICLYRVGGWDELVLKLPAAAFNFTTIGWDTIITYFMIYFFGILIGQDIWQRVFTVKNEKVAQYAGSFAGIYCILYGLACALIGMAAHVLIPDLDNVNNAFAAIVKLSLPDGIRGLVIAAALAAMMSTASAGLLAAATTLTEDLLPKLRGGKQSSLGVNRLFTLLTGVVVLGIALVVNDVISALTLAYNLLVGGMLIPLIGAIFWKRATTAGAIASMGLGFATALLFMVKDGLDANTPIYYSLAVGLVSFVVVSLFSRRPATVASAI; via the coding sequence ATGGCTTTGGATTTATTCGTCGTCCTCATCTACGCGGCCGGCATGCTGTTGCTCGGCTATTTCGGCATGCGCAAAGCCAAGACCAACGAGGACTTTCTCGTCGCCGGACGTAACCTCGGCCCGAGCCTGTACATGGGCACCATGGCGGCGACCGTTCTGGGTGGCGCGTCTACCGTCGGCACCGTGCGTCTGGGCTACGTGCACGGCATTTCCGGCTTCTGGCTGTGCGCGGCACTGGGTTGCGGCATCGTGGCGCTGAACCTGTTCCTGGCCAAGCCGCTGCTGAAACTGAAGATCTACACCGTTACCCAGGTCCTGGAAAAACGCTACAACCCGATGGCCCGCTCGGCGAGCGCGGCGATCATGCTGGCCTATGCGCTGATGATCGGCGTGACCTCGATCCTCGCCATCGGCACCGTGCTGCAAGTGCTGTTCGGCCTGCCGTTCTGGGTCTCGGTACTGCTCGGCGGTGGCGTCGTGGTGGTCTACTCGGCCATCGGCGGCATGTGGTCGCTGACCCTGACCGACATCGTCCAGTTCATCATCAAGACCGTCGGCCTGATGTTCATCCTGTTGCCGATCTGCCTGTACCGCGTCGGCGGCTGGGACGAACTGGTGCTGAAGCTGCCGGCTGCGGCATTCAACTTCACCACCATCGGCTGGGACACGATCATCACCTACTTCATGATCTACTTCTTCGGCATCCTGATCGGTCAGGACATCTGGCAACGGGTGTTCACCGTCAAGAACGAAAAAGTGGCTCAGTACGCCGGTAGCTTCGCGGGCATCTACTGCATCCTTTACGGTCTGGCCTGTGCCCTGATCGGCATGGCGGCGCACGTACTGATTCCGGATCTGGACAACGTCAACAACGCCTTCGCCGCGATCGTCAAACTGTCGCTCCCGGATGGCATCCGGGGTCTGGTGATCGCCGCTGCTCTGGCTGCGATGATGTCTACCGCCAGCGCCGGTCTGCTCGCCGCTGCCACCACCCTGACCGAAGACCTGCTGCCGAAACTGCGGGGTGGCAAACAATCGAGCCTGGGTGTGAACCGTCTGTTCACCCTACTGACCGGTGTCGTGGTGCTGGGTATCGCGCTGGTGGTCAATGACGTGATCAGCGCCCTGACCCTCGCTTACAACCTGCTGGTGGGCGGCATGCTGATCCCGCTGATCGGCGCGATCTTCTGGAAGCGCGCCACCACCGCCGGCGCCATCGCCAGCATGGGCCTGGGCTTCGCCACCGCCCTGCTGTTCATGGTCAAGGACGGTCTGGATGCCAACACGCCGATCTACTACAGCCTGGCTGTGGGGCTGGTGAGTTTTGTGGTGGTCAGCCTGTTTTCCCGTCGCCCGGCGACCGTGGCGAGCGCGATCTAA